A section of the Saccharomyces paradoxus strain CBS432 chromosome XII sequence genome encodes:
- the EMP70 gene encoding Emp70p (Protein with a role in cellular adhesion and filamentous growth~similar to YLR083C) — protein sequence MAYLQLLLLYFFVSTARAFYLPGVAPTTYKENDEIPLLVNHLTPSMYYQHKDEDGNNVSGDKENFLYSYDYYYNRFHFCQPKKVEKQPESLGSVIFGDRIYNSPFELNMLQEKECVSLCQTTIPGNDAKFINKLIKNGFFQNWLIDGLPAARNVFDGRTKTSFYGAGFELGFVEVAQGTDTKAAPKEEETTNQGVKLETRDDRNMVKTYEFPYFANHFDIMIEYHNRGEGNYRVVGVIVEPVSIKRSSPGTCETNGNPLILDEENDNEVYFTYSVKFNESATSWATRWDKYLHVYDPSIQWFSLINFSLVVVLLSSVVIHSLLRALKSDFARYNELNLDDDFQEDSGWKLNHGDVFRSPSQSLTLSILVGSGVQLFLMVTCSIFFAALGFLSPSSRGSLATVMFILYALFGFVGSYTSMGIYKFFDGPYWKANLVLTPLLVPGAILLVIIALNFFLMFAHSSGVIPASTLFFMVFLWFLFSIPLSFAGSLVARKRCHWDEHPTKTNQIARQIPFQPWYLKTIPATLIAGIFPFGSIAVELYFIYTSLWFNKIFYMFGFLFFSFLLLTLTTSLVTILITYHSLCLENWKWQWRGFIIGGAGCALYVFIHSILFTKFKLGGFTTIVLYVGYSSVISLLCCLVTGSIGFISSMLFIRKIFSSIKVD from the coding sequence atgGCATACTTACAGCTATTGTTGCTGTATTTTTTCGTGTCAACAGCTAGAGCCTTCTATTTGCCAGGTGTAGCGCCTACCACCTACAAGGAAAACGATGAAATCCCATTGCTCGTTAATCATCTAACTCCATCAATGTATTATCAACACAAAGATGAGGATGGTAACAATGTTTCTGgagataaagaaaacttcTTGTATTCATACGACTACTACTACAAtagatttcatttttgccAGCCCAAAAAAGTCGAAAAGCAACCTGAATCCTTGGGATCCGTTATATTTGGTGATCGAATTTATAATTCCCCATTCGAATTGAATATGttacaagaaaaggagTGTGTTTCCTTGTGTCAAACTACTATTCCCGGTAATGATGCtaaattcatcaacaagTTGATCAAAAACGGCTTCTTCCAAAATTGGCTTATTGATGGATTACCGGCCGCAAGAAACGTTTTTGATGGAAGAACTAAGACTAGCTTTTATGGCGCTGGTTTCGAGCTTGGTTTTGTAGAAGTAGCCCAGGGAACAGACACTAAGGCTGCTccaaaagaggaagaaacCACCAATCAAGGTGTAAAATTGGAGACACGTGATGATCGTAACATGGTGAAAACTTACGAGTTTCCTTACTTTGCCAATCATTTCGATATCATGATTGAATATCACAATCGTGGTGAAGGTAACTATCGTGTAGTTGGTGTGATTGTTGAACCAGTATCCATAAAACGTTCCAGCCCAGGTACATGTGAAACGAATGGCAACCCATTGATTCTGGACgaggaaaatgataatgaagtTTATTTTACTTATTCCGTTAAATTTAATGAATCAGCCACTTCTTGGGCTACCAGATGGGACAAATATTTACACGTATATGATCCTTCCATTCAATGGTTCTCTTTGATCAACTTCTCTTTAGTTGTTGTCTTGTTGTCATCTGTTGTCATCCATTCGCTATTGCGCGCACTGAAAAGCGATTTCGCACGTTACAATGAATTAAACTTGGATGATGATTTCCAAGAAGATTCAGGCTGGAAATTGAACCATGGTGATGTTTTCCGTTCGCCAAGTCAATCACTAACGCTTTCAATTTTAGTCGGTTCAGGAGTtcaattatttttgatggTGACTTGCAGTATTTTCTTCGCTGCATTGGGCTTCCTATCTCCTAGTTCTAGAGGTTCGTTAGCCACTGTTATGTTTATCCTTTATGCATTATTCGGGTTCGTCGGCTCTTATACATCTATGGGTAtctacaaattttttgatgggCCATACTGGAAGGCAAATTTGGTATTGACCCCGCTTTTAGTTCCCGGTGCTATTCTGCTAGTAATTATCGCgttaaactttttcttgatgttTGCTCATTCTTCTGGTGTTATACCAGCAAGCACTCTGTTCTTTATGGTCTTTTTATGGTTTTTGTTCTCCATCCCATTATCCTTTGCTGGTTCGTTGGTTGCCAGGAAGAGATGTCACTGGGATGAACATCCAACCAAGACCAACCAAATTGCAAGGCAGATACCCTTCCAGCCTTGGTATTTAAAAACTATACCAGCTACCTTGATTGCTGGTATCTTTCCATTTGGCTCCATTGCCGTTGAGCTGTACTTCATATACACAAGTTTGTGGTTCAACAAGATTTTCTACATGTTTGgatttttattcttctctttccTTCTATTAACTTTAACAACATCACTCGTCACTATTTTGATCACTTATCATTCATTATGCCTAGAAAACTGGAAGTGGCAATGGAGAGGATTCATCATTGGAGGTGCCGGTTGTGCTTTGTACGTGTTCATTCATTCTATTTTATTCACCAAATTTAAGTTGGGTGGATTTACGACTATTGTCTTGTACGTGGGGTACTCCTCAGTTATTTCATTACTGTGCTGTCTAGTAACGGGTTCAATCGGTTTCATTAGCAGTATGCTCtttattagaaaaattttctcatCCATAAAAGTAGACTAA